In Bactrocera oleae isolate idBacOlea1 chromosome 5, idBacOlea1, whole genome shotgun sequence, a genomic segment contains:
- the LOC106620060 gene encoding kelch-like protein diablo gives MADNNIEASLMTNAPSTSNLEYKFSDRVLAQIRECRNNNQYIDVVFTVGERQKRIPAHRLILAASSSYFQELFTTEAETSEISLKHIDANSFETLINYCYTGSLSLDERAARKLVVAAKILQFNEVVRYCSRFIVNKLSYANLLDVISFADDHGCKDLRAKAFGFAMEHFKEVLTNGELLRFSPALMEELVESDELNVYSESDVFDAIMRWYKYDEENRRPYLINLLSLLRITQLEPAFVFKHIKPIPGSDRLILDALDWFHVPETRWQTKLKYTKPRNSRNCLMAVEVNIMDESKRFLRYDPIADSWARCGQVLGEKTDYGTIFVKNSLVFIGNKYIVRFDLEKQQWETPQPVRKRRELICVAVLQDNIYLIGGYCKMTKNTVEMFDLRTGDWLRVAPMLEGRYCAKAVVLDERIYVMGGSENECALNSVECYEPMLDTWEARACMIEARASPGAAVAHGYIYVLGGYNDSPLDTVERFNPVKNEWTKVCSLTTARSRISAVVFNYHLLALGGTKNGEGVNSVEEYNVDADKWVLKAPMPNGAAYSSFVVPTHFADQLQTFLADVSQPAH, from the exons ATGGCAGACAACAACATCGAAGCTTCTTTAATGACTAATGCGCCTTCAACCAGCAATTTAGAGTACAAATTCTCAGATAGAGTTTTGGCACAAATACGCGAATGTCGCAACAACAATCAATACATTGATGTGGTTTTCACTGTGGGCGAACGCCAGAAGCG CATACCGGCGCATCGTCTTATACTAGCGGCGTCAAGTAGCTATTTTCAAGAGCTCTTTACCACGGAAGCGGAAACCAGTGAAATCTCGTTGAAACATATCGATGCCAACAGCTTTGAAACcttaataaattattgttaCACCGGCAGCTTATCGCTCGATGAGCGCGCAGCACGCAAACTGGTGGTCGCggcaaaaattttgcaattcaATGAAGTTGTGCGCTATTGCAGCCGTTTTATAGTGAATAAATTGAGTTATGCTAACCTACTGGATGTCATTTCCTTCGCTGATGATCACGGTTGTAAAGATTTGCGTGCTAAGGCATTCGGCTTTGCGATGGAACATTTCAAAGAG GTACTTACAAACGGAGAACTGTTGCGCTTTAGCCCCGCGCTCATGGAGGAGTTGGTGGAGAGCGATGAATTGAATGTGTACAGTGAATCAGATGTTTTTGATGCCATCATGCGTTGGTATAAATATGATGAAGAAAATCGACGCCCCTACTTAATAAATTTGCTTTCATTGCTGCGCATCACACAATTAGAGCCAGCCTTTGTTTTCAAGCACATCAAACCAATACCGGGTAGTGACCGTTTAATATTAGATGCATTGGATTGGTTTCATGTGCCCGAAACGCGTTGGCAAACTAAATTGAAGTACACCAAGCCACGCAACTCACGCAATTGTCTCATGGCTGTGGAGGTTAATATCATGGATGAAAGC AAGCGCTTTCTGCGTTACGATCCTATAGCAGATTCTTGGGCGCGCTGTGGTCAAGTTTTAGGCGAGAAAACCGATTACGGCACAATATTCGTGAAGAATTCGCTCGTCTTCATCggcaataaatatatagtgcGTTTCGATTTGGAAAAACAACAGTGGGAGACACCACAACCGGTACGCAAGCGACGTGAATTGATTTGTGTGGCTGTGTTGCaagataatatatatttaattggcGGATATTGCAAGATGACCAAAAACACAGTCGAAAt GTTCGATTTGCGCACAGGCGATTGGCTGCGTGTAGCACCGATGTTAGAAGGCCGATACTGTGCAAAGGCGGTGGTGCTCGACGAGCGCATCTATGTTATGGGCGGCTCAGAGAACGAATGCGCGCTCAACTCAGTCGAGTGTTACGAACCGATGTTGGATACATGGGAAGCACGCGCCTGTATGATAGAAGCGCGTGCTTCTCCCGGT GCCGCCGTCGCTCATGGCTACATTTATGTTTTGGGTGGTTACAATGATTCACCACTGGACACAGTCGAGCGATTTAATCCTGTTAAAAATGAGTGGACTAAA GTTTGTTCGCTGACAACGGCACGTAGTCGTATTAGTGCGGTCGTATTCAATTATCATCTACTGGCTTTGGGTGGCACAAAAAATGGCGAAGGAGTAAACAGCGTAGAGGAATATAATGTGGATGCAGATAAGTGGGTGTTGAAGGCACCTATGCCCAACGGTGCGGCCTATAGTTCTTTTGTAGTGCCGACACATTTTGCGGATCAATTGCAAACCTTTTTGGCCGATGTAAGTCAACCCGCACATtaa
- the eIF3g1 gene encoding eukaryotic translation initiation factor 3 subunit G-1, whose product MPGVDTIKSSWADEVELDYGGLPPTAETVENGYKYVTEYKYNKDDKKTKVVRTYKISKQVVPKTVAKRRTWPKFGDSKNDKPGPNSQTTMVSEEIFMQFLNSKEEEKANDQLLDPTKNIAKCRICNGEHWSVNCPYKGTAMDTNLMEKKAAAAATAVVEAPKTGKYVPPYLKDSQKGGMGMRGRDDTAAIRISNLSESMTEADLDELVKKIGQHSKMYLARDKNTGLCKGFAYVHFKQRKDAAAAIEILNGHGYDHLILNVEWSKPQNN is encoded by the coding sequence ATGCCTGGTGTTGACACGATTAAATCCTCTTGGGCCGATGAGGTGGAGCTCGACTACGGCGGCCTGCCACCTACCGCAGAGACAGTTGAAAACGGCTACAAATACGTCACAGAATATAAGTACAATAAAGATGACAAAAAGACAAAAGTTGTGCGCACCTATAAAATTTCCAAGCAAGTCGTGCCTAAAACTGTAGCCAAACGACGCACTTGGCCGAAATTTGGTGACTCAAAGAACGACAAACCCGGTCCAAACTCACAGACTACCATGGTGTCCGAAGAAATTTTCATGCAGTTTCTCAACTCAAAGGAAGAAGAGAAGGCCAACGATCAACTACTCGATCCCACTAAGAACATTGCCAAGTGTCGTATATGTAATGGTGAGCATTGGTCAGTTAATTGCCCATACAAGGGTACCGCCATGGATACGAATTTAATGGAGAAGAAAGCGGCTGCCGCTGCAACAGCCGTGGTTGAAGCACCCAAAACTGGCAAGTATGTGCCACCATACCTTAAGGACAGTCAAAAAGGTGGTATGGGTATGCGTGGACGTGATGACACCGCCGCTATCCGCAtttctaacttgtcagaatcgATGACTGAGGCCGATTTGGATGAGTTGGTAAAGAAAATTGGGCAACACAGTAAAATGTATTTGGCGCGCGATAAGAATACCGGTCTCTGCAAAGGTTTTGCGTATGTGCACTTCAAACAACGCAAGGATGCCGCCGCTGCTATTGAAATTCTCAATGGACACGGTTATGATCATTTGATTTTGAATGTGGAATGGTCAAAGCCGCAAAACAACTGA
- the dgt4 gene encoding augmin complex subunit dgt4 yields the protein MSANTTTPTSTSNVSSISPNGSVSGTEDIQYLLYLETLRRFRDDEINIKRQVDEKTRQYLEVKEDYLQLYAKYVKLTTLAATRCALLTDTQLPSDKIASADKEILAITQKLATGDVVEMISETAVKECKDKLEACEAHELKQLSHELAESKATVRAVQSSTETIEATIETATLQSLDYFVEEVGNRS from the coding sequence ATGTCTGCGAATACTACAACGCCCACATCCACCAGCAATGTGAGCTCCATATCGCCAAACGGCTCTGTCAGCGGTACAGaagatatacaatatttactcTATTTAGAAACTTTACGTCGCTTTCGAGACGATGAGATTAATATTAAGCGCCAAGTGGACGAAAAAACGCGACAGTATTTGGAAGTTAAAGAGGATTATTTACAATTGTACGCGAAATATGTGAAACTTACGACATTGGCAGCCACACGTTGCGCGCTGTTAACAGACACCCAATTGCCTTCCGATAAAATAGCCTCCGCGGATAAGGAGATATTAGCCATTACACAAAAACTGGCTACCGGTGATGTAGTGGAAATGATTAGTGAAACTGCAGTCAAAGAGTGCAAGGATAAATTGGAAGCTTGTGAAGCACatgaattaaaacaattaagccATGAATTAGCCGAGAGTAAAGCAACAGTGCGTGCAGTACAATCCTCAACCGAAACAATCGAGGCCACTATTGAGACTGCTACACTGCAAAGTCTTGACTACTTTGTTGAAGAAGTTGGCAATAGAAgttga